Proteins found in one Planctomycetes bacterium MalM25 genomic segment:
- a CDS encoding Serine carboxypeptidase, producing the protein MLCRLATLLLLLALATPSLADHHEGSEKEKPTAEKADKQDDGKEQADDDEPERSVTTGSVTIDGQLIEYVATAGKLVQKDDSLDEKAEVFFTAYTVGTKDEEGEPISDPDRPITFCFNGGPGSASLWLHLGMLGPKRVKLPDDASFPAPPYGVVENPYSMLDVTDLVMIDPVSTGYSRPAEGEKKSQFHGLNEDVKSVAQFVHDYVTEYGRWRSPKFVLGESYGGIRGAALADELQDRYRMYLNGVVFISAVFDFSTLHFAPNNDLPYLLFMPGYAATAWRHGALDEELQGKSLEEVIALAEEFAYGDYADALLQGAAMPEAKREEVTQELSRLTGLSVEYLQACDLRVSMWRFSKELLRDQNLLIGRFDSRYTGPDKNRSGDSMGYDPSGTAMTGLFSAAMNAYLKEELEYEDERVYEVFGSVHPWSYKSHQNRYVTTAERLREAMTANPSLEVFAACGYYDLATPAFAMKHTRDHALLRKDLRNRFTIDFYEAGHMMYIHEPSHVKLRDDLVEWYKRATP; encoded by the coding sequence ATGCTCTGCCGACTCGCCACGCTGCTGTTGCTGCTCGCCCTCGCCACGCCGAGCCTCGCCGACCACCACGAGGGGTCGGAGAAGGAGAAGCCCACGGCTGAAAAGGCCGACAAGCAGGACGACGGCAAGGAGCAAGCGGATGATGACGAGCCCGAACGTTCGGTCACGACCGGCTCGGTCACGATCGACGGCCAGCTGATCGAGTACGTCGCCACCGCGGGCAAGCTCGTCCAGAAGGACGACTCGCTCGATGAGAAGGCCGAGGTCTTCTTCACCGCCTACACGGTCGGGACGAAGGACGAGGAGGGAGAGCCGATCAGCGACCCGGATCGTCCGATCACCTTCTGCTTCAACGGCGGCCCCGGCTCGGCGAGCCTCTGGTTGCACCTCGGGATGCTCGGGCCGAAACGCGTGAAGCTCCCGGACGACGCCTCGTTCCCGGCGCCGCCTTACGGTGTGGTCGAGAACCCGTACTCGATGCTCGACGTCACGGACCTCGTGATGATCGACCCGGTCAGCACCGGCTACAGCCGTCCCGCCGAGGGAGAGAAGAAGTCGCAATTCCACGGCCTCAACGAGGACGTGAAGAGCGTCGCCCAGTTCGTGCACGACTATGTGACCGAGTACGGCCGCTGGCGGTCGCCCAAGTTCGTGCTCGGCGAGAGCTACGGCGGCATCCGCGGCGCCGCGCTCGCCGACGAGCTGCAAGACCGCTACCGCATGTACCTCAACGGCGTGGTGTTCATCTCCGCCGTGTTCGACTTTTCGACGCTCCACTTCGCGCCGAACAACGACCTGCCGTACCTGCTCTTCATGCCCGGTTACGCCGCCACCGCGTGGCGGCACGGGGCGCTCGACGAGGAGCTGCAGGGCAAGTCGCTCGAGGAGGTGATCGCGCTGGCCGAGGAGTTCGCCTACGGCGACTACGCCGACGCTCTCCTCCAGGGCGCCGCGATGCCCGAGGCGAAGCGTGAGGAAGTCACCCAAGAGCTCTCCCGCCTGACCGGCCTGTCGGTCGAGTACCTCCAGGCGTGCGACCTGCGGGTCAGCATGTGGCGGTTCTCCAAGGAGCTGCTCCGCGACCAGAACCTGCTGATCGGCCGCTTCGACAGCCGCTACACCGGCCCGGACAAGAACCGCTCGGGCGACTCGATGGGCTACGACCCGAGCGGCACGGCGATGACCGGCCTGTTCAGCGCCGCGATGAACGCCTATCTCAAGGAAGAGCTGGAGTACGAGGACGAGCGGGTCTACGAGGTCTTCGGCTCGGTCCACCCGTGGAGCTACAAGTCGCACCAGAACCGCTACGTGACCACCGCCGAGCGGCTCCGCGAGGCGATGACCGCGAACCCGAGCCTCGAGGTCTTCGCCGCGTGCGGCTACTACGACCTCGCGACCCCCGCTTTCGCGATGAAGCACACCCGCGACCACGCGCTGCTGCGTAAGGATCTCCGCAACCGCTTCACGATCGATTTCTACGAAGCGGGCCACATGATGTACATCCACGAGCCGTCGCACGTGAAGCTGCGTGACGACCTGGTCGAGTGGTACAAGAGAGCGACGCCGTGA
- the spsB gene encoding Signal peptidase IB, with product MKAKTKKRLLLGVFVLSLFALAPAFVRAYTIAGPSMAPTLFVGDTVLCSNAAYDLRVPYTDRVLCRTGEPRRGDVIVYFDTAKDSPAVKRVVGLPGDEIELRDNVLMINGVAASQWELSNLRLPEGSKAIVGEGLHAERLDRAEHALTYTPGSGERRDYGPTAVPEGEYFLLGDHRDNSADSRYIGCIAREQIRGRVFYGLRHP from the coding sequence ATGAAGGCAAAGACCAAGAAGAGACTCCTGCTCGGCGTTTTCGTCCTTTCCCTGTTCGCCCTGGCCCCCGCGTTCGTCCGGGCGTACACGATCGCCGGGCCCTCGATGGCTCCGACGCTCTTCGTTGGCGACACGGTTCTCTGCAGTAACGCCGCCTACGACCTCCGCGTGCCGTACACCGATCGGGTGCTCTGCCGAACGGGCGAGCCGAGGCGGGGCGACGTGATCGTTTACTTCGACACGGCCAAGGACTCGCCCGCGGTGAAACGGGTGGTCGGCCTTCCTGGCGACGAGATCGAGCTGCGAGACAACGTGCTGATGATCAACGGCGTCGCCGCGTCGCAGTGGGAGCTGTCGAACCTTAGGCTGCCCGAAGGGAGCAAGGCGATCGTGGGCGAAGGCCTGCATGCCGAGCGACTTGATCGTGCCGAGCACGCACTCACGTACACACCCGGCTCCGGCGAGCGGAGAGATTACGGCCCGACGGCGGTCCCGGAAGGCGAGTACTTCCTGCTCGGCGACCATCGCGACAACAGCGCCGATTCGCGCTACATCGGATGCATCGCCCGAGAGCAGATCCGAGGCCGCGTCTTCTACGGTCTGCGCCACCCCTGA
- the recJ gene encoding Single-stranded-DNA-specific exonuclease RecJ — protein MAKRWRIAAHDPARIAELQEATGTPPVVAQLLVARGIVDPAEARAFLEPKLTGLREPEQLPGVSLAADQVTEAIAAGERIAVYGDYDADGMTAASILLRCLRLLGADARFYVPHRIEEGYGLNSDALRSLASEGVKTVITVDCGVASLDEADTACELGLRLIVTDHHKMAERLPDAAAIVHPQLPMADGSDYPFEGLCGAAVAFKLAWALCQRSSEGQTDGGQKVSPRMRKFLLQATGLAAIGTVADVVPLVDENRILVRHGLAALRHSPVVGFAEMEKVAQLTKKPELGGEDLGFSIAPRLNAAGRLGQAELGVELLTTDDPTRAAELAAYLDELNETRKSVERSVLLAARKQAKEKHNPESDPALVLADRDWHPGVIGIVAGKLAEQYGKPVVVIALDKLGARPGTGSGRSVPGFDLHAAFAAADEHLLSHGGHAAAAGLKVDESNVEAFRIEFLAEAARRLGEEGADVELTIDGEAALASLTQQTVTQIERLAPFGHGNQRPTLCATGVRLAGPPRKMGAAGRHLSVDLEQHGVKLRAVAFGAGDREEELLRLDGPIEVAFRPVINTFRGYRSVEMHLTDWKPSD, from the coding sequence ATGGCCAAGCGATGGCGGATCGCGGCGCACGACCCGGCTCGCATCGCCGAGCTGCAGGAGGCGACCGGCACGCCCCCGGTGGTCGCCCAGCTGCTGGTCGCCCGAGGCATCGTCGATCCGGCCGAGGCCCGCGCCTTCCTCGAGCCGAAGCTCACCGGCCTGCGTGAGCCCGAGCAGCTGCCGGGCGTCTCTTTGGCGGCCGATCAAGTCACCGAGGCGATCGCCGCGGGCGAGCGGATCGCCGTCTACGGCGACTACGACGCCGATGGCATGACCGCCGCGTCGATCCTGCTCCGCTGCCTCCGGCTGCTGGGCGCCGACGCCCGGTTCTATGTGCCGCACCGCATTGAGGAGGGCTACGGCCTCAACTCGGACGCCCTGCGTTCCCTCGCCAGTGAAGGGGTGAAGACCGTCATCACGGTCGATTGCGGCGTCGCGAGCCTCGACGAAGCCGACACGGCCTGCGAACTCGGCCTGCGGCTGATCGTCACCGACCACCACAAGATGGCCGAGCGGCTGCCCGACGCGGCGGCGATCGTCCATCCGCAGCTCCCCATGGCCGACGGCAGCGACTACCCGTTCGAGGGCCTGTGCGGCGCCGCGGTCGCGTTCAAGCTCGCCTGGGCCCTCTGCCAGCGATCCAGCGAGGGGCAAACGGATGGCGGGCAGAAGGTCAGCCCGCGGATGCGCAAGTTCTTGCTCCAGGCGACCGGCCTGGCGGCGATTGGCACGGTGGCGGACGTTGTCCCGCTGGTCGACGAGAACCGCATCCTGGTACGCCACGGTCTGGCGGCCCTGAGGCACTCGCCCGTGGTCGGCTTCGCCGAAATGGAGAAGGTCGCTCAGCTCACCAAGAAGCCCGAGCTCGGCGGCGAGGACCTCGGCTTCTCAATCGCCCCGCGCCTGAACGCCGCCGGCCGGCTCGGTCAGGCGGAGCTGGGCGTCGAGCTGCTGACGACCGACGACCCGACACGGGCCGCCGAACTGGCCGCCTACCTCGACGAGCTCAACGAGACCCGCAAGTCGGTCGAGCGCTCGGTCTTGCTCGCCGCCCGCAAGCAGGCGAAAGAGAAGCACAACCCGGAGAGCGACCCGGCGCTCGTGCTGGCCGATCGGGACTGGCACCCGGGCGTGATCGGCATCGTCGCCGGCAAGCTGGCCGAGCAGTACGGCAAGCCGGTGGTGGTCATCGCGCTCGATAAGCTGGGCGCGAGACCGGGCACGGGCTCGGGCCGGAGCGTTCCGGGCTTCGACCTGCACGCCGCTTTCGCCGCCGCGGACGAGCACCTGCTGAGCCACGGCGGCCACGCGGCGGCAGCGGGGCTGAAGGTTGATGAGTCGAACGTCGAGGCGTTCCGCATCGAGTTCCTCGCCGAGGCGGCGCGTCGGTTGGGCGAGGAGGGCGCCGACGTCGAGCTGACGATCGACGGCGAAGCGGCCCTCGCTTCGCTCACGCAGCAGACGGTAACCCAGATCGAGCGGCTCGCGCCGTTCGGCCACGGCAACCAGCGGCCGACGCTCTGCGCCACGGGCGTCCGCCTCGCCGGTCCGCCGCGGAAGATGGGCGCCGCCGGCCGGCACCTGTCGGTCGATCTCGAACAGCACGGTGTGAAGCTCCGCGCCGTGGCGTTCGGCGCCGGCGATCGCGAAGAGGAGTTGCTGCGGCTCGACGGACCGATCGAGGTCGCCTTCCGCCCCGTGATCAACACCTTCCGCGGCTACCGCTCGGTCGAGATGCACCTGACGGACTGGAAGCCGTCCGACTGA
- the mqnD gene encoding 1,4-dihydroxy-6-naphtoate synthase, with protein MPATKQLIRVGHSPDPDDAFMFYALAKDLLPTGDYEFTHELVDIETLNQRAFSGELELTAVSIHAYAFLQDKYLLCNCGASMGDGYGPMVVARERLSVDELKKKRIAIPGKLTSATLSLRLFLEQDFDHVLVPFDEIIPAVAAGEYEGQPIDAGLLIHEGQLTYGDQDLKLIVDLGVWWGEETGGLPLPLGANAIRKDLGEETILEVEKLLGESINYGLDHRQPALDYALQYGRDLDNAKADKFVGMYVNDWTRDFGEKGRESVRLFLERGHQAGVLPELVTPEFVGR; from the coding sequence ATGCCCGCCACCAAGCAGCTCATCCGCGTCGGTCACTCGCCCGATCCCGACGACGCGTTCATGTTCTACGCCCTGGCGAAGGACCTCCTGCCGACCGGCGACTACGAGTTCACTCACGAGCTGGTCGACATCGAGACCCTCAACCAGCGGGCGTTCAGTGGAGAACTCGAGCTGACCGCCGTCAGCATCCACGCCTACGCCTTCCTGCAGGACAAGTACCTGCTGTGCAACTGCGGGGCGAGCATGGGGGACGGCTACGGCCCGATGGTCGTCGCCCGCGAGCGGCTCAGCGTCGACGAGCTCAAGAAGAAGCGGATCGCCATCCCCGGCAAGCTGACCAGCGCCACGCTCTCGCTGCGGCTCTTCCTGGAGCAGGACTTCGACCACGTCCTCGTGCCGTTCGACGAGATCATCCCCGCGGTCGCCGCCGGCGAGTACGAGGGCCAGCCGATCGACGCCGGCCTGCTGATCCACGAGGGCCAGCTCACCTACGGTGACCAGGATCTCAAGCTTATCGTCGATCTCGGCGTGTGGTGGGGCGAGGAGACCGGCGGGCTGCCCCTGCCGCTGGGCGCCAACGCCATCCGTAAGGACCTCGGCGAGGAGACGATCCTCGAGGTCGAGAAGCTGCTCGGCGAGAGCATCAACTACGGCCTCGACCACCGCCAACCGGCGCTCGACTACGCGTTGCAGTACGGCCGCGACCTGGACAACGCGAAGGCGGACAAGTTCGTCGGCATGTACGTGAACGACTGGACCCGCGACTTCGGCGAGAAGGGCCGCGAGTCGGTCCGCCTGTTCCTCGAACGGGGCCACCAAGCGGGCGTGCTGCCCGAGCTGGTCACGCCGGAGTTCGTCGGGCGGTGA
- a CDS encoding 50S ribosomal protein L33: MAKSGKRKKKVETIFLVCEETGDYNYTIRRKPGGEKLRLKRYSPRLRRHTLHVEKKK, from the coding sequence ATGGCCAAGAGCGGCAAGCGGAAGAAGAAGGTCGAAACCATCTTCCTCGTCTGTGAAGAGACGGGCGACTACAACTACACCATCCGCCGCAAGCCGGGTGGTGAGAAGTTGCGTCTGAAGCGCTACAGCCCCCGCCTTCGCCGGCACACTCTGCACGTCGAGAAGAAGAAGTAG
- the fliD gene encoding Flagellar hook-associated protein 2 has translation MSRISSTGISTSAGLVSGIPIQDTVDQLMALSARPRDLLINRTGGLQAERTAVDRLSSLVLGFQFSLNSLSSASAFSGRSATSSSEAVSVSIPSGENPALGSYTFTPLKSAASHQVVSGGVTNLSDSLGTGTLRIRNGGQVDKGVSLSQLNGGSGFQPGRIRLTDRDGATATIDLRAATTVDDVLYEINQNDDVAITASTSGDQFVLTDTSGGAGTLAVEDLSGGSSATSLGLTGVSAVGDTLTGADVFGLTTSTSLASLNDGRGVDANGTAVTDLKVTARDGTTAEIELDGLSTLGEVIDAINNNETLDGKVEVAIAADGSRLEVTDTFGGSGNLTIENAQTVDSLISSAVDDLGLAIDVASNSATGGRLVSGLSDTLLSSLNGGSGIDAASIDITDRDGDAATVDLSTAETLGEVIDAINAAGIDLTAAYNDSRSGIVIEATGSGTGSLTIAENGGTTGADLGILVDDTVASIDSGTLNRATVAGSTRLSDLNGGEGVSLGRIRITGSDGGTSDIDLRFTGQDEPTLGDVIRSINLRTGDTGVEASLNATGDGLLLTDTAGGSGTLTVSELSGGSTAEGLRILGASTTTNESDQQTIDGTTSFALDLAELSGSGADTPLSALNDGEGVAAGVIQIQDSSYDEDAGTGEAFIDLTGAETLQDVIDAINASAEVSVNAELNDNGNGIKITDEAGGAGDLVIDNLGASGTTASDLGIEGTFSTTNSEGEIVANGSAVLTTDGGLEQLAQRINNLDAGITAAVVFDGFGYRLSIASDQTGSPNELLIDDSEVSLSFTQTSRPSDAVALYGTEGQGGFTVVSQDGTYNEIVDGLDISVNQATGEAVTLDVVSDDDGLFESIQSFVDSYNSLRDNLDAVTEFDAEAETTGILFGRNEANRVDTELGRVLSGRFTFGTNYTSLESVGISLDRDGKLSLDESKLRDALTDDRTAVEDLFSNEDRGVVAQVTAVTERLAGDNSLLSSRSEALADTIEINNQRVSDFNDRLDRERETLLLQFIQLEETIALLQSNTSFLSGIVPVTSSGSSNQ, from the coding sequence ATGTCCAGGATCTCCAGCACCGGTATCTCGACCAGCGCCGGCTTGGTATCGGGGATCCCGATCCAAGACACGGTCGATCAGCTCATGGCGCTCTCCGCGCGCCCTCGCGATCTGCTCATCAACCGCACCGGCGGTCTGCAAGCGGAACGCACGGCGGTCGATCGGCTCTCCTCGCTCGTGCTGGGCTTTCAGTTCTCACTGAACTCGCTGAGCAGCGCGTCGGCCTTCTCGGGCCGGTCGGCCACGTCGAGCAGCGAGGCCGTGTCGGTCTCGATCCCTAGCGGAGAGAACCCGGCGCTCGGTTCGTACACCTTCACCCCGCTCAAGTCCGCCGCTTCGCATCAAGTCGTGAGCGGCGGGGTCACGAACCTGAGCGACTCGCTCGGCACGGGCACGCTTCGCATCCGTAACGGGGGGCAGGTCGATAAGGGGGTATCGCTCTCACAGCTCAACGGGGGCAGTGGCTTCCAACCCGGTCGCATCCGCCTGACCGACCGCGACGGCGCCACGGCGACGATCGACCTGCGCGCGGCCACCACGGTGGACGATGTGCTGTACGAGATCAACCAGAACGACGACGTCGCGATCACGGCGTCGACCAGCGGCGACCAGTTCGTGCTGACCGACACCTCCGGCGGCGCGGGGACGCTGGCCGTGGAGGACCTGAGCGGCGGCTCGTCCGCGACGAGCCTCGGCCTCACGGGCGTGTCGGCGGTGGGCGACACGCTGACCGGCGCCGATGTCTTCGGCCTAACCACCTCGACATCACTCGCCTCGCTGAACGACGGCCGCGGCGTGGACGCGAACGGCACAGCGGTCACGGACCTGAAGGTCACCGCGCGCGACGGCACGACCGCCGAAATCGAGCTGGATGGCCTCTCGACGCTCGGTGAGGTGATCGACGCGATCAACAACAACGAGACACTCGATGGCAAGGTCGAGGTCGCCATCGCCGCCGATGGATCACGCCTCGAAGTTACAGACACTTTCGGTGGGTCGGGCAATTTAACGATCGAGAACGCTCAAACCGTAGACAGTCTGATCTCGTCAGCGGTGGACGATCTGGGGTTGGCGATTGACGTTGCGAGCAACTCGGCGACCGGCGGACGCTTGGTCTCGGGCCTGAGCGACACGCTGCTGTCGAGCCTCAACGGCGGATCGGGCATCGACGCCGCTTCGATCGACATCACCGACCGCGATGGCGACGCCGCCACGGTCGATCTCTCTACCGCCGAGACACTCGGCGAGGTGATCGACGCGATCAACGCCGCGGGGATCGACCTCACGGCAGCGTACAACGACAGCCGCAGCGGAATCGTTATTGAGGCGACCGGCTCAGGCACGGGCTCGCTCACCATCGCCGAGAACGGTGGCACGACGGGGGCCGACCTGGGCATCCTTGTCGACGACACGGTCGCTTCGATCGACAGCGGCACGCTCAACCGGGCGACGGTCGCCGGCTCGACGCGGCTCTCCGACCTGAACGGCGGGGAGGGCGTCTCCCTGGGCAGGATCCGGATCACCGGCTCCGACGGCGGCACGTCGGACATCGACCTCCGCTTCACTGGGCAGGACGAGCCGACCCTCGGCGACGTGATCCGAAGTATCAATCTGCGTACCGGCGACACGGGCGTTGAGGCGAGCCTCAACGCCACCGGAGACGGCCTGTTGCTCACCGACACCGCGGGCGGCTCCGGCACGCTGACCGTCAGCGAACTCTCTGGTGGGAGCACCGCCGAGGGCCTGCGGATCCTGGGCGCGTCGACCACGACCAACGAGTCCGATCAGCAGACGATCGACGGCACGACCAGCTTCGCCCTCGATCTCGCCGAGCTGAGCGGCTCGGGCGCCGACACCCCGCTGAGCGCGTTGAACGACGGCGAAGGGGTGGCGGCGGGCGTGATCCAGATCCAGGATTCCTCCTACGACGAGGACGCCGGCACGGGCGAGGCCTTCATCGACCTGACTGGCGCCGAGACGCTGCAAGACGTGATCGACGCGATCAACGCCTCCGCGGAGGTGTCGGTCAATGCGGAGCTCAACGACAACGGCAATGGCATTAAGATCACCGACGAAGCCGGGGGCGCCGGCGACCTGGTAATCGATAATCTCGGCGCTAGCGGCACGACCGCTTCCGACTTGGGCATCGAGGGAACGTTCTCGACGACCAACTCGGAAGGAGAGATCGTCGCCAACGGCTCAGCGGTCCTCACGACCGACGGCGGCCTCGAACAGCTCGCCCAACGCATCAACAACCTCGACGCCGGCATCACGGCGGCGGTGGTGTTCGACGGTTTCGGCTACCGGCTGTCGATCGCATCGGATCAGACGGGCTCGCCGAACGAGCTGCTGATTGACGACTCGGAGGTCTCGCTCTCGTTCACCCAGACCAGCCGCCCGAGCGACGCGGTCGCTCTCTACGGCACGGAGGGTCAGGGCGGCTTCACCGTGGTCTCGCAGGACGGCACGTACAACGAGATCGTCGATGGCCTGGACATCAGCGTGAATCAGGCGACCGGCGAGGCGGTGACGCTCGACGTGGTCTCCGACGACGACGGGCTCTTCGAATCGATCCAATCGTTCGTCGATTCGTACAACTCGCTCCGCGATAACCTCGACGCGGTCACCGAGTTCGACGCCGAGGCGGAGACCACCGGCATCCTGTTCGGCCGCAACGAGGCGAACCGGGTCGACACCGAGCTGGGGCGCGTCCTGTCGGGGCGTTTCACGTTCGGCACGAACTACACGTCGCTCGAGTCGGTCGGCATCAGCCTCGACCGCGACGGCAAGCTCTCCCTCGACGAGTCCAAACTGCGCGACGCGCTCACCGACGACCGGACCGCCGTCGAGGACTTGTTCTCGAACGAGGACCGTGGTGTGGTCGCCCAGGTGACCGCGGTCACCGAGCGCCTCGCCGGGGACAACTCGCTGCTGTCGTCCCGCTCCGAGGCGCTCGCCGACACGATCGAGATCAACAACCAGCGCGTCTCCGATTTCAACGATCGGCTCGACCGTGAGCGCGAGACCCTCTTGCTGCAGTTCATCCAGCTCGAAGAGACGATCGCTCTGCTGCAATCCAACACCAGCTTCTTGAGTGGCATCGTGCCGGTGACCTCTTCCGGTTCCAGTAACCAGTAA
- the gltP_1 gene encoding Proton glutamate symport protein, producing MNDSSAAPPTGLLGRWNAMPLYVRIVIALVLGVFTGLLLGERAEIMEGPSQVILQLLGALAPPLILVAVTHVLMTTEIQGHQALRLFLLLLLNTTVAIVIGLTIANVLRPGEGWSQPEAEAPGHEEAALEGPDPLGLLVENVPKSLLGPLGDKQNIIGVIFIAVAFGVAMRGVKSRPLSTVQDFVEIAYETLLVVLHWIIQLVPIGVFAIVAKVVGTEGFEPFKAMGMFVLAVLIALAIQTAWYLLRIKFFSWVKPLDALRGVRDALVMAFSTGSSTATMPVTYAALKDKVGLREESASMGSLVGANFNNDGTALYEAMAALFIAQMIGQDLTLTQQLIIVFTSIIASVGAAGIPEAGIVTMTLVFGAVGLPIESIPLLLTVDWFLDRCRTTINVLGDVNVSCLLDGRVKPTAS from the coding sequence ATGAACGACTCTTCTGCTGCGCCCCCGACGGGGTTGTTAGGCCGTTGGAACGCGATGCCGCTCTACGTGCGGATCGTCATTGCGTTGGTGCTGGGAGTGTTCACCGGGCTTCTCCTGGGCGAGCGGGCCGAGATCATGGAGGGGCCGAGCCAGGTCATCCTCCAGCTGCTGGGCGCCCTCGCGCCGCCCCTCATCCTGGTCGCGGTGACGCACGTCCTGATGACAACCGAGATCCAGGGCCACCAGGCGCTGCGGCTCTTCCTGCTGCTGCTGTTGAACACGACGGTCGCCATCGTCATCGGCCTGACGATCGCCAACGTGTTGCGCCCCGGCGAGGGCTGGTCCCAGCCGGAGGCGGAAGCCCCCGGTCACGAAGAAGCGGCCCTCGAAGGCCCCGACCCGCTCGGCCTGCTGGTCGAGAACGTGCCCAAGAGCCTGCTTGGCCCACTGGGCGATAAGCAGAACATCATCGGCGTGATCTTCATCGCGGTCGCGTTCGGCGTCGCGATGCGCGGCGTGAAGTCGCGTCCGCTCAGCACCGTGCAGGACTTCGTGGAGATCGCCTACGAGACGCTCCTGGTCGTGCTCCACTGGATCATCCAGCTGGTGCCGATCGGCGTGTTCGCCATTGTCGCCAAGGTGGTCGGCACCGAGGGCTTCGAGCCGTTCAAGGCGATGGGCATGTTTGTCCTGGCGGTGCTGATCGCCCTGGCGATTCAGACCGCCTGGTACCTGCTGCGGATCAAGTTCTTCAGCTGGGTGAAGCCGCTCGACGCCCTCCGCGGCGTCCGCGACGCGCTGGTGATGGCCTTCAGCACGGGCAGCTCGACCGCCACGATGCCGGTCACCTACGCGGCGCTCAAGGACAAGGTCGGCCTCCGCGAGGAGTCGGCGAGCATGGGATCGCTGGTCGGCGCCAACTTCAACAACGACGGCACCGCCCTGTACGAGGCGATGGCCGCGCTGTTCATCGCGCAGATGATCGGCCAGGACCTGACGCTCACTCAGCAGCTGATCATCGTCTTCACGTCGATCATCGCCTCGGTCGGCGCGGCCGGCATCCCCGAAGCGGGCATCGTCACGATGACGTTGGTCTTCGGCGCCGTGGGCCTGCCGATCGAGAGCATCCCGCTGCTGCTGACCGTCGACTGGTTCCTCGACCGCTGCCGCACCACGATCAACGTGCTGGGAGACGTGAACGTGAGCTGCCTGCTGGACGGCCGCGTGAAGCCCACCGCTTCGTGA
- the fliS gene encoding Flagellar protein FliS — MSHQNREYLEAKVQTANSAQLHLMLIDGALRFGREAEKGVLRRDEVAYQPPLMRAMDIVGELLAGVRHNKTDLNAKLAQLYAFVYARMTSAYVNADKAAMAEALQVLEIERETWRQAVEKLGAEQAAQPGVQSRKKPAPKPHLGSAPAATPATGLSLEA, encoded by the coding sequence ATGAGCCATCAGAACCGCGAGTACCTCGAAGCGAAGGTCCAGACCGCCAACTCGGCGCAGCTGCACCTGATGCTCATCGACGGAGCCCTCCGCTTCGGCCGCGAGGCGGAGAAGGGCGTCCTCCGCCGCGACGAGGTCGCCTACCAGCCCCCCCTCATGCGGGCGATGGATATCGTCGGCGAGCTGCTCGCCGGCGTCCGGCACAACAAGACCGACCTGAACGCCAAGCTGGCCCAGCTGTACGCGTTCGTCTACGCCCGGATGACGAGCGCCTACGTGAACGCGGACAAGGCGGCCATGGCCGAGGCGTTGCAAGTCCTGGAGATCGAGCGAGAGACCTGGCGCCAGGCGGTCGAGAAGCTCGGCGCCGAACAGGCCGCCCAGCCGGGGGTCCAGTCCCGCAAGAAGCCCGCCCCCAAGCCCCACCTGGGCTCAGCCCCCGCCGCGACGCCGGCGACCGGCCTATCGCTAGAGGCCTGA